The Panicum hallii strain FIL2 chromosome 9, PHallii_v3.1, whole genome shotgun sequence genome has a window encoding:
- the LOC112877796 gene encoding ent-copalyl diphosphate synthase 1, chloroplastic-like isoform X2, with protein MKLLFLLPPVSAGSPPCSLFLVKATQSGPCRIRGKAGAAGPRGTRVARWRAQSRTTTTQADNVSAPAAAKAVFQTTHIEDDTEIIKWPGKPQDLDDYQMIPEADGTDLQPLIDQVRAMLRSMNDGEISISAYDTAWVALVPKLDGGAPQFPATVRWIVDNQLPDGSWGDSALFSAYDRMINTLACVVALTKWSLEPEKCKTGLSFLHENMWRLAEEEQESMPIGFEIAFPSLIQIARNLGIDFPYDHPALQSIYSNREIKLKRIPKDMMHRVPTSILHSLEGMPDLDWAKLLNLQSSDGSFLFSPSATAYALMQTGDKKCFEYIDRIVKKFNGGAPNVYPVDLFEHIWVVDRLERLGISRYFQREIKQCMDYVNRHWTEEGICWARNSNLKDVDDTAMAFRLLRLHGYNVSPSVFKNFEKDGEFFCFVGQSTQAITGMYNLNRASQIGFQGEDILHRARIFSYEFLRQREAQGMLHDKWIIAKDLAGEVQYTLDFPWYANLPRVEARTYLDQYGGKDDVWIGKTLYRMPLVNNDVYLKLARTDFNNCQVLHQLECHGLQIWCNENRLETFGVTPQEVLRAYFLAASCIFEPSRAVERLAWARTSLLANAISTHIHTILSDKKRVECFVHCLYEENDQSWIINTNPSDAILERALWQLIDLLAQEAQSIHEGQRFIRSLLSLAWTEWMMQKTNKEDNNYNKSSGTEPRYIHDRQTYLLLVQSIEICAGRIGEAVSVINNKDSDRFIHLACTICDSLNQKVLLFQDTEKNEATMNCVDKEIQFNMQELTQSFLLRSNEKTINSKTKQTLWDVLRSSYYASHCPQHVIDRHVSEVIFEPV; from the exons atgaagctcctcttcctcctgccgCCGGTATCCGCCGGGTCGCCACCGTGTTCCCTCTTTCTCGTGAAAG CAACTCAATCAGGTCCATGCCGCATCCGGGGCAAAGCTGGAGCGGCGGGGCCCCGCGGCACGCGCGTCGCCCGGTGGAGGGCGCAGTCACGGACGACGACAACGCAGGCCGACAACGTATCCGCTCCTGCTGCTGCTAAAGCA GTGTTCCAAACCACCCACATCGAAGACGATACTGAAATCATAAAATGGCCTGGGAAACCACAGGATCTTGATGACTACCAAATGATCCCTGAG GCTGATGGGACGGACTTGCAGCCACTCATCGATCAGGTGAGGGCAATGCTAAGATCAATGAATGACGGGGAGATCAGCATCTCGGCGTATGACACAGCGTGGGTTGCACTGGTGCCGAAGCTGGATGGCGGGGCCCCACAGTTCCCGGCCACCGTGCGTTGGATCGTCGACAACCAGCTGCCTGACGGCTCATGGGGCGACTCGGCCTTGTTCTCTGCCTATGACCGTATGATAAACACCCTGGCCTGTGTAGTTGCACTGACGAAATGGTCTCTTGAGCCTGAAAAATGCAAGACAG GGCTATCTTTTCTCCATGAGAACATGTGGAGGTTAGCAGAGGAAGAGCAAGAGTCAATGCCCATCGGCTTCGAAATCGCATTCCCTTCTCTCATTCAGATAGCTAGGAACTTGGGCATTGACTTTCCATATGATCATCCGGCTTTACAAAGCATATATTCGAACAGGGAAATCAAGCTGAAGAG GATCCCAAAGGACATGATGCATAGAGTTCCTACGTCAATTCTGCATAGCCTTGAAGGAATGCCTGATCTGGATTGGGCAAAGCTTCTAAATCTTCAATCAAGTGATGGATCCTTCTTGTTTTCTCCTTCAGCTACTGCATATGCACTTATGCAAACTGGTGACAAGAAGTGTTTTGAATATATCGATAGAATAGTCAAAAAGTTCAACGGAGGAG CCCCCAATGTTTATCCAGTCGATCTTTTTGAGCACATCTGGGTGGTTGATCGATTAGAGCGACTCGGGATCTCCCGTTACTTTCAACGTGAGATTAAACAATGCATGGACTATGTGAACAG GCACTGGACTGAAGAAGGGATTTGCTGGGCTAGGAACTCTAATTTAAAAGATGTGGATGACACGGCCATGGCTTTTCGACTACTACGGCTACATGGATACAATGTCTCCCCAA GTGTGTTTAAGAATTTTGAGAAGGATGGAGAGTTCTTTTGTTTCGTGGGGCAATCAACCCAAGCTATCACTGGGATGTATAACCTCAACAGAGCCTCTCAGATAGGGTTTCAAGGGGAGGATATATTGCACCGTGCTAGAATTTTCTCATATGAGTTTCTTAGACAAAGAGAAGCCCAAGGCATGCTCCATGATAAATGGATCATTGCAAAGGATCTAGCTGGCGAG GTACAATATACATTAGACTTTCCTTGGTATGCGAACTTGCCTCGCGTAGAAGCAAGAACCTATCTAGATCAATATGGTggtaaagatgatgtttggatTGGAAAGACTCTCTACAG GATGCCTCTTGTGAATAACGATGTATATCTGAAGTTGGCAAGGACGGATTTCAACAATTGCCAAGTTCTGCATCAGCTTGAGTGTCACGGGCTTCAAAT CTGGTGCAACGAGAATCGCCTTGAGACTTTTGGAGTGACACCACAAGAAGTTTTGAGAGCTTATTTTTTAGCAGCGTCATGCATTTTCGAGCCAAGCCGTGCTGTTGAGCGGCTCGCATGGGCTAGAACATCATTGCTTGCCAATGCTATTTCTACACATATTCATACAATTTTGTCGGACAAGAAAAGAGTGGAATGTTTTGTGCATTGTCTCTATGAAGAAAATGATCAATCttg GATTATTAATACCAATCCTAGTGATGCTATTCTTGAGAGGGCCCTTTGGCAACTTATTGACTTATTGGCACAAGAAGCACAGTCAATTCATGAAGGGCAAAGGTTCATACGCAGTCTCCTGAGTCTTGCA TGGACTGAATGGATGATGCAAAAGACAAATAAAGAAGACAACAATTATAACAAATCTAGTGGTACAGAACCACGATATATACATGATAGGCAAACTTATTTGCTTTTAGTTCAAAGTATTGAGATTTGTGCTGGACGAATTGGTGAGGCTGTATCTGTGATAAACAACAAGGACAGTGATCGGTTTATTCATCTCGCATGCACTATTTGTGACAGTCTTAACCAAAAGGTGTTACTATTCCAG GATACCGAGAAGAATGAAGCAACAATGAATTGCGTTGACAAGGAAATTCAGTTCAATATGCAAGAGCTTACTCAATCTTTCCTCCTgagatcaaatgagaaaaccaTCAACAGCAAGACCAAGCAAACCTTATGGGATGTTCTGAGAAGCTCTTACTATGCTAGTCATTGCCCACAACATGTAATCGATAGACATGTTTCGGAGGTTATCTTTGAGCCTGTTTAA
- the LOC112877796 gene encoding ent-copalyl diphosphate synthase 1, chloroplastic-like isoform X1: MKLLFLLPPVSAGSPPCSLFLVKATQSGPCRIRGKAGAAGPRGTRVARWRAQSRTTTTQADNVSAPAAAKAVPAVFQTTHIEDDTEIIKWPGKPQDLDDYQMIPEADGTDLQPLIDQVRAMLRSMNDGEISISAYDTAWVALVPKLDGGAPQFPATVRWIVDNQLPDGSWGDSALFSAYDRMINTLACVVALTKWSLEPEKCKTGLSFLHENMWRLAEEEQESMPIGFEIAFPSLIQIARNLGIDFPYDHPALQSIYSNREIKLKRIPKDMMHRVPTSILHSLEGMPDLDWAKLLNLQSSDGSFLFSPSATAYALMQTGDKKCFEYIDRIVKKFNGGAPNVYPVDLFEHIWVVDRLERLGISRYFQREIKQCMDYVNRHWTEEGICWARNSNLKDVDDTAMAFRLLRLHGYNVSPSVFKNFEKDGEFFCFVGQSTQAITGMYNLNRASQIGFQGEDILHRARIFSYEFLRQREAQGMLHDKWIIAKDLAGEVQYTLDFPWYANLPRVEARTYLDQYGGKDDVWIGKTLYRMPLVNNDVYLKLARTDFNNCQVLHQLECHGLQIWCNENRLETFGVTPQEVLRAYFLAASCIFEPSRAVERLAWARTSLLANAISTHIHTILSDKKRVECFVHCLYEENDQSWIINTNPSDAILERALWQLIDLLAQEAQSIHEGQRFIRSLLSLAWTEWMMQKTNKEDNNYNKSSGTEPRYIHDRQTYLLLVQSIEICAGRIGEAVSVINNKDSDRFIHLACTICDSLNQKVLLFQDTEKNEATMNCVDKEIQFNMQELTQSFLLRSNEKTINSKTKQTLWDVLRSSYYASHCPQHVIDRHVSEVIFEPV; encoded by the exons atgaagctcctcttcctcctgccgCCGGTATCCGCCGGGTCGCCACCGTGTTCCCTCTTTCTCGTGAAAG CAACTCAATCAGGTCCATGCCGCATCCGGGGCAAAGCTGGAGCGGCGGGGCCCCGCGGCACGCGCGTCGCCCGGTGGAGGGCGCAGTCACGGACGACGACAACGCAGGCCGACAACGTATCCGCTCCTGCTGCTGCTAAAGCAG TACCTGCCGTGTTCCAAACCACCCACATCGAAGACGATACTGAAATCATAAAATGGCCTGGGAAACCACAGGATCTTGATGACTACCAAATGATCCCTGAG GCTGATGGGACGGACTTGCAGCCACTCATCGATCAGGTGAGGGCAATGCTAAGATCAATGAATGACGGGGAGATCAGCATCTCGGCGTATGACACAGCGTGGGTTGCACTGGTGCCGAAGCTGGATGGCGGGGCCCCACAGTTCCCGGCCACCGTGCGTTGGATCGTCGACAACCAGCTGCCTGACGGCTCATGGGGCGACTCGGCCTTGTTCTCTGCCTATGACCGTATGATAAACACCCTGGCCTGTGTAGTTGCACTGACGAAATGGTCTCTTGAGCCTGAAAAATGCAAGACAG GGCTATCTTTTCTCCATGAGAACATGTGGAGGTTAGCAGAGGAAGAGCAAGAGTCAATGCCCATCGGCTTCGAAATCGCATTCCCTTCTCTCATTCAGATAGCTAGGAACTTGGGCATTGACTTTCCATATGATCATCCGGCTTTACAAAGCATATATTCGAACAGGGAAATCAAGCTGAAGAG GATCCCAAAGGACATGATGCATAGAGTTCCTACGTCAATTCTGCATAGCCTTGAAGGAATGCCTGATCTGGATTGGGCAAAGCTTCTAAATCTTCAATCAAGTGATGGATCCTTCTTGTTTTCTCCTTCAGCTACTGCATATGCACTTATGCAAACTGGTGACAAGAAGTGTTTTGAATATATCGATAGAATAGTCAAAAAGTTCAACGGAGGAG CCCCCAATGTTTATCCAGTCGATCTTTTTGAGCACATCTGGGTGGTTGATCGATTAGAGCGACTCGGGATCTCCCGTTACTTTCAACGTGAGATTAAACAATGCATGGACTATGTGAACAG GCACTGGACTGAAGAAGGGATTTGCTGGGCTAGGAACTCTAATTTAAAAGATGTGGATGACACGGCCATGGCTTTTCGACTACTACGGCTACATGGATACAATGTCTCCCCAA GTGTGTTTAAGAATTTTGAGAAGGATGGAGAGTTCTTTTGTTTCGTGGGGCAATCAACCCAAGCTATCACTGGGATGTATAACCTCAACAGAGCCTCTCAGATAGGGTTTCAAGGGGAGGATATATTGCACCGTGCTAGAATTTTCTCATATGAGTTTCTTAGACAAAGAGAAGCCCAAGGCATGCTCCATGATAAATGGATCATTGCAAAGGATCTAGCTGGCGAG GTACAATATACATTAGACTTTCCTTGGTATGCGAACTTGCCTCGCGTAGAAGCAAGAACCTATCTAGATCAATATGGTggtaaagatgatgtttggatTGGAAAGACTCTCTACAG GATGCCTCTTGTGAATAACGATGTATATCTGAAGTTGGCAAGGACGGATTTCAACAATTGCCAAGTTCTGCATCAGCTTGAGTGTCACGGGCTTCAAAT CTGGTGCAACGAGAATCGCCTTGAGACTTTTGGAGTGACACCACAAGAAGTTTTGAGAGCTTATTTTTTAGCAGCGTCATGCATTTTCGAGCCAAGCCGTGCTGTTGAGCGGCTCGCATGGGCTAGAACATCATTGCTTGCCAATGCTATTTCTACACATATTCATACAATTTTGTCGGACAAGAAAAGAGTGGAATGTTTTGTGCATTGTCTCTATGAAGAAAATGATCAATCttg GATTATTAATACCAATCCTAGTGATGCTATTCTTGAGAGGGCCCTTTGGCAACTTATTGACTTATTGGCACAAGAAGCACAGTCAATTCATGAAGGGCAAAGGTTCATACGCAGTCTCCTGAGTCTTGCA TGGACTGAATGGATGATGCAAAAGACAAATAAAGAAGACAACAATTATAACAAATCTAGTGGTACAGAACCACGATATATACATGATAGGCAAACTTATTTGCTTTTAGTTCAAAGTATTGAGATTTGTGCTGGACGAATTGGTGAGGCTGTATCTGTGATAAACAACAAGGACAGTGATCGGTTTATTCATCTCGCATGCACTATTTGTGACAGTCTTAACCAAAAGGTGTTACTATTCCAG GATACCGAGAAGAATGAAGCAACAATGAATTGCGTTGACAAGGAAATTCAGTTCAATATGCAAGAGCTTACTCAATCTTTCCTCCTgagatcaaatgagaaaaccaTCAACAGCAAGACCAAGCAAACCTTATGGGATGTTCTGAGAAGCTCTTACTATGCTAGTCATTGCCCACAACATGTAATCGATAGACATGTTTCGGAGGTTATCTTTGAGCCTGTTTAA
- the LOC112877796 gene encoding ent-copalyl diphosphate synthase 1, chloroplastic-like isoform X4 — protein sequence MKLLFLLPPVSAGSPPCSLFLVKATQSGPCRIRGKAGAAGPRGTRVARWRAQSRTTTTQADNVSAPAAAKAVPAVFQTTHIEDDTEIIKWPGKPQDLDDYQMIPEADGTDLQPLIDQVRAMLRSMNDGEISISAYDTAWVALVPKLDGGAPQFPATVRWIVDNQLPDGSWGDSALFSAYDRMINTLACVVALTKWSLEPEKCKTGLSFLHENMWRLAEEEQESMPIGFEIAFPSLIQIARNLGIDFPYDHPALQSIYSNREIKLKRIPKDMMHRVPTSILHSLEGMPDLDWAKLLNLQSSDGSFLFSPSATAYALMQTGDKKCFEYIDRIVKKFNGGAPNVYPVDLFEHIWVVDRLERLGISRYFQREIKQCMDYVNRHWTEEGICWARNSNLKDVDDTAMAFRLLRLHGYNVSPSVFKNFEKDGEFFCFVGQSTQAITGMYNLNRASQIGFQGEDILHRARIFSYEFLRQREAQGMLHDKWIIAKDLAGEVQYTLDFPWYANLPRVEARTYLDQYGGKDDVWIGKTLYRMPLVNNDVYLKLARTDFNNCQVLHQLECHGLQIWCNENRLETFGVTPQEVLRAYFLAASCIFEPSRAVERLAWARTSLLANAISTHIHTILSDKKRVECFVHCLYEENDQSCTYYVIYKIDRISRTQMVDSGLLIPILVMLFLRGPFGNLLTYWHKKHSQFMKGKGSYAVS from the exons atgaagctcctcttcctcctgccgCCGGTATCCGCCGGGTCGCCACCGTGTTCCCTCTTTCTCGTGAAAG CAACTCAATCAGGTCCATGCCGCATCCGGGGCAAAGCTGGAGCGGCGGGGCCCCGCGGCACGCGCGTCGCCCGGTGGAGGGCGCAGTCACGGACGACGACAACGCAGGCCGACAACGTATCCGCTCCTGCTGCTGCTAAAGCAG TACCTGCCGTGTTCCAAACCACCCACATCGAAGACGATACTGAAATCATAAAATGGCCTGGGAAACCACAGGATCTTGATGACTACCAAATGATCCCTGAG GCTGATGGGACGGACTTGCAGCCACTCATCGATCAGGTGAGGGCAATGCTAAGATCAATGAATGACGGGGAGATCAGCATCTCGGCGTATGACACAGCGTGGGTTGCACTGGTGCCGAAGCTGGATGGCGGGGCCCCACAGTTCCCGGCCACCGTGCGTTGGATCGTCGACAACCAGCTGCCTGACGGCTCATGGGGCGACTCGGCCTTGTTCTCTGCCTATGACCGTATGATAAACACCCTGGCCTGTGTAGTTGCACTGACGAAATGGTCTCTTGAGCCTGAAAAATGCAAGACAG GGCTATCTTTTCTCCATGAGAACATGTGGAGGTTAGCAGAGGAAGAGCAAGAGTCAATGCCCATCGGCTTCGAAATCGCATTCCCTTCTCTCATTCAGATAGCTAGGAACTTGGGCATTGACTTTCCATATGATCATCCGGCTTTACAAAGCATATATTCGAACAGGGAAATCAAGCTGAAGAG GATCCCAAAGGACATGATGCATAGAGTTCCTACGTCAATTCTGCATAGCCTTGAAGGAATGCCTGATCTGGATTGGGCAAAGCTTCTAAATCTTCAATCAAGTGATGGATCCTTCTTGTTTTCTCCTTCAGCTACTGCATATGCACTTATGCAAACTGGTGACAAGAAGTGTTTTGAATATATCGATAGAATAGTCAAAAAGTTCAACGGAGGAG CCCCCAATGTTTATCCAGTCGATCTTTTTGAGCACATCTGGGTGGTTGATCGATTAGAGCGACTCGGGATCTCCCGTTACTTTCAACGTGAGATTAAACAATGCATGGACTATGTGAACAG GCACTGGACTGAAGAAGGGATTTGCTGGGCTAGGAACTCTAATTTAAAAGATGTGGATGACACGGCCATGGCTTTTCGACTACTACGGCTACATGGATACAATGTCTCCCCAA GTGTGTTTAAGAATTTTGAGAAGGATGGAGAGTTCTTTTGTTTCGTGGGGCAATCAACCCAAGCTATCACTGGGATGTATAACCTCAACAGAGCCTCTCAGATAGGGTTTCAAGGGGAGGATATATTGCACCGTGCTAGAATTTTCTCATATGAGTTTCTTAGACAAAGAGAAGCCCAAGGCATGCTCCATGATAAATGGATCATTGCAAAGGATCTAGCTGGCGAG GTACAATATACATTAGACTTTCCTTGGTATGCGAACTTGCCTCGCGTAGAAGCAAGAACCTATCTAGATCAATATGGTggtaaagatgatgtttggatTGGAAAGACTCTCTACAG GATGCCTCTTGTGAATAACGATGTATATCTGAAGTTGGCAAGGACGGATTTCAACAATTGCCAAGTTCTGCATCAGCTTGAGTGTCACGGGCTTCAAAT CTGGTGCAACGAGAATCGCCTTGAGACTTTTGGAGTGACACCACAAGAAGTTTTGAGAGCTTATTTTTTAGCAGCGTCATGCATTTTCGAGCCAAGCCGTGCTGTTGAGCGGCTCGCATGGGCTAGAACATCATTGCTTGCCAATGCTATTTCTACACATATTCATACAATTTTGTCGGACAAGAAAAGAGTGGAATGTTTTGTGCATTGTCTCTATGAAGAAAATGATCAATCttg CACCTATTATGTAATATATAAAATTGATAGAATTTCTCGGACACAAATGGTGGATTCAGGATTATTAATACCAATCCTAGTGATGCTATTCTTGAGAGGGCCCTTTGGCAACTTATTGACTTATTGGCACAAGAAGCACAGTCAATTCATGAAGGGCAAAGGTTCATACGCAGTCTCCTGA
- the LOC112877796 gene encoding ent-copalyl diphosphate synthase 1, chloroplastic-like isoform X6, translating into MKLLFLLPPVSAGSPPCSLFLVKATQSGPCRIRGKAGAAGPRGTRVARWRAQSRTTTTQADNVSAPAAAKAVPAVFQTTHIEDDTEIIKWPGKPQDLDDYQMIPEADGTDLQPLIDQVRAMLRSMNDGEISISAYDTAWVALVPKLDGGAPQFPATVRWIVDNQLPDGSWGDSALFSAYDRMINTLACVVALTKWSLEPEKCKTGLSFLHENMWRLAEEEQESMPIGFEIAFPSLIQIARNLGIDFPYDHPALQSIYSNREIKLKRIPKDMMHRVPTSILHSLEGMPDLDWAKLLNLQSSDGSFLFSPSATAYALMQTGDKKCFEYIDRIVKKFNGGAPNVYPVDLFEHIWVVDRLERLGISRYFQREIKQCMDYVNRHWTEEGICWARNSNLKDVDDTAMAFRLLRLHGYNVSPSVFKNFEKDGEFFCFVGQSTQAITGMYNLNRASQIGFQGEDILHRARIFSYEFLRQREAQGMLHDKWIIAKDLAGEVQYTLDFPWYANLPRVEARTYLDQYGGKDDVWIGKTLYRMPLVNNDVYLKLARTDFNNCQVLHQLECHGLQIWCNENRLETFGVTPQEVLRAYFLAASCIFEPSRAVERLAWARTSLLANAISTHIHTILSDKKRVECFVHCLYEENDQS; encoded by the exons atgaagctcctcttcctcctgccgCCGGTATCCGCCGGGTCGCCACCGTGTTCCCTCTTTCTCGTGAAAG CAACTCAATCAGGTCCATGCCGCATCCGGGGCAAAGCTGGAGCGGCGGGGCCCCGCGGCACGCGCGTCGCCCGGTGGAGGGCGCAGTCACGGACGACGACAACGCAGGCCGACAACGTATCCGCTCCTGCTGCTGCTAAAGCAG TACCTGCCGTGTTCCAAACCACCCACATCGAAGACGATACTGAAATCATAAAATGGCCTGGGAAACCACAGGATCTTGATGACTACCAAATGATCCCTGAG GCTGATGGGACGGACTTGCAGCCACTCATCGATCAGGTGAGGGCAATGCTAAGATCAATGAATGACGGGGAGATCAGCATCTCGGCGTATGACACAGCGTGGGTTGCACTGGTGCCGAAGCTGGATGGCGGGGCCCCACAGTTCCCGGCCACCGTGCGTTGGATCGTCGACAACCAGCTGCCTGACGGCTCATGGGGCGACTCGGCCTTGTTCTCTGCCTATGACCGTATGATAAACACCCTGGCCTGTGTAGTTGCACTGACGAAATGGTCTCTTGAGCCTGAAAAATGCAAGACAG GGCTATCTTTTCTCCATGAGAACATGTGGAGGTTAGCAGAGGAAGAGCAAGAGTCAATGCCCATCGGCTTCGAAATCGCATTCCCTTCTCTCATTCAGATAGCTAGGAACTTGGGCATTGACTTTCCATATGATCATCCGGCTTTACAAAGCATATATTCGAACAGGGAAATCAAGCTGAAGAG GATCCCAAAGGACATGATGCATAGAGTTCCTACGTCAATTCTGCATAGCCTTGAAGGAATGCCTGATCTGGATTGGGCAAAGCTTCTAAATCTTCAATCAAGTGATGGATCCTTCTTGTTTTCTCCTTCAGCTACTGCATATGCACTTATGCAAACTGGTGACAAGAAGTGTTTTGAATATATCGATAGAATAGTCAAAAAGTTCAACGGAGGAG CCCCCAATGTTTATCCAGTCGATCTTTTTGAGCACATCTGGGTGGTTGATCGATTAGAGCGACTCGGGATCTCCCGTTACTTTCAACGTGAGATTAAACAATGCATGGACTATGTGAACAG GCACTGGACTGAAGAAGGGATTTGCTGGGCTAGGAACTCTAATTTAAAAGATGTGGATGACACGGCCATGGCTTTTCGACTACTACGGCTACATGGATACAATGTCTCCCCAA GTGTGTTTAAGAATTTTGAGAAGGATGGAGAGTTCTTTTGTTTCGTGGGGCAATCAACCCAAGCTATCACTGGGATGTATAACCTCAACAGAGCCTCTCAGATAGGGTTTCAAGGGGAGGATATATTGCACCGTGCTAGAATTTTCTCATATGAGTTTCTTAGACAAAGAGAAGCCCAAGGCATGCTCCATGATAAATGGATCATTGCAAAGGATCTAGCTGGCGAG GTACAATATACATTAGACTTTCCTTGGTATGCGAACTTGCCTCGCGTAGAAGCAAGAACCTATCTAGATCAATATGGTggtaaagatgatgtttggatTGGAAAGACTCTCTACAG GATGCCTCTTGTGAATAACGATGTATATCTGAAGTTGGCAAGGACGGATTTCAACAATTGCCAAGTTCTGCATCAGCTTGAGTGTCACGGGCTTCAAAT CTGGTGCAACGAGAATCGCCTTGAGACTTTTGGAGTGACACCACAAGAAGTTTTGAGAGCTTATTTTTTAGCAGCGTCATGCATTTTCGAGCCAAGCCGTGCTGTTGAGCGGCTCGCATGGGCTAGAACATCATTGCTTGCCAATGCTATTTCTACACATATTCATACAATTTTGTCGGACAAGAAAAGAGTGGAATGTTTTGTGCATTGTCTCTATGAAGAAAATGATCAATCttg A